From one Malus sylvestris chromosome 1, drMalSylv7.2, whole genome shotgun sequence genomic stretch:
- the LOC126611393 gene encoding uncharacterized protein LOC126611393 has translation MDFIEKIFLASSKGHTFIIVATNYFTKWVKTSAMKTITSTAVKKFIETKILHRYKVPETIVTDRMPSFISKEVEEFASKFKIKMIQSSLYYPQSNGQAEASNKILVNIIKRMVAGSPEKRHEKLGDTLWAYRTSKRARTGTTPYALTFGQDVVLPMEINVSSIRIQNQFGLHSEEYIQVMCQGVEDLDVARIKALNKIQEGKRVVARAYNKKVKLKTFKERELV, from the coding sequence atggacttcatcgaGAAAATCTTCCTAGCTTCTAGCAAGGGACACACATTCATAATTGTGGCTACAAATTACTTTACCAAATGGGTAAAAACTTCAGCTATGAAGACTATTACCTCAACTGCAGTCAAAAAGTTCATTGAAACCAAGATCTTACATAGATACAAGGTGCCCGAGACAATTGTTACAGACCGCATGCCATCTTTTATTTCCAAAGAAGTGGAGGAATTTGCAAGTAAGTTcaagataaagatgatccaatctAGTCTTTACTACCCCCAATCAAATGGTCAAGCAGAGGCTAGCAACAAGATCTTGGTGAATATTATTAAAAGAATGGTGGCAGGAAGCCCAGAGAAACGGCATGAGAAGTTGGGAGACACTTTATGGGCCTATAGAACCTCCAAGAGGGCAAGAACTGGAACTACTCCTTATGCCCtaactttcgggcaagatgtTGTGCTTCCTATGGAGATTAATGTGAGTTCTATTAGGATCCAAAACCAGTTCGGGCTACATAGTGAAGAATACATTCAAGTTATGTGTCAAGGAGTTGAAGATCTAGATGTAGCCCGAATTAAAGctttaaataaaattcaagaaggGAAGAGAGTTGTTGCCCGAGCATACAACAAGAAAGTGAAATTGAAAACCTTCAAGGAAAGAGAATTAGTTTAG
- the LOC126611243 gene encoding two-component response regulator ORR26-like — translation MNDEKAVPVESMKNCSSVLEAVTVLAVDGDSACLTLLSRMLCKLGYKVLTAKRACDALSIAQKKESELHLVLTEVHLPDMDKYELLERMRAVSKLPVVIMSDDDDENAMLGGLFKGAVYYIVKPLTMDSLKNLWQFAFISNRDAVTTNNNRDAVIDLTADDSSGEFQQEYTSNEGLEIESIMKKEKQISSRKSLKRKNPEGMNKDKGGDNSDSTCTQKKPKMVWTNELHKKFVQAVTLLGVDSAHPKKILQHMNVPGLWKENISSHLQKYRLSLKQEQEEIMMRKARETTESSFPTSPLNFPGGSSNQFPKRSPFTSTAYQPQIRSHCRNPSSNMTRPSPGSTFVCLPSTQSSNESTFASNHFSSNYKNGQPTLSNHFGKVASYMNFDFPILLHNYIQQEEHQQQLIQPRLLFSPPSQMPSPLPPPEEQQGNNIFGSENQLQPQVLLAPPSLPPPAQEQGNHDDIFGLGKQFQTNDVLLSPQRKLPSLAPTPATQEQKETDMFGIERGDMDDLFDIAKGTTQQFHDVNFDDFW, via the exons ATGAATGATGAGAAGGCCGTCCCAGTCGAATCTATGAAGAATTGTAGTTCAGTACTTGAAGCTGTCACTGTTTTGGCTGTTGACGGTGATTCTGCATGTCTTACTTTACTATCAAGAATGCTTTGTAAGTTGGGGTATAAAG ttttgaCAGCAAAAAGAGCCTGTGATGCATTATCCATTGCTCAGAAGAAGGAAAGTGAGCTTCATCTTGTTCTGACTGAGGTTCACCTGCCGGACATGGACAAATATGAGCTCCTAGAAAGAATGAGGGCAGTTTCCAAATTACCAGTTGTTA TTATgtctgatgatgatgatgagaaTGCCATGCTAGGTGGGCTGTTCAAAGGGGCAGTATATTACATTGTTAAACCACTCACAATGGACAGCCTAAAAAACCTATGGCAATTTGCATTCATCAGCAATAGAGATGCAGTCACCACCAACAACAATAGAGATGCAGTGATAGATCTCACTGCAGATGACAGCAGTGGTGAGTTCCAACAGGAGTACACATCAAATGAGGGTTTGGAGATTGAATCGattatgaagaaagagaagcaGATCAGCAGTCGAAAATCACTGAAACGGAAAAATCCAGAAGGGATGAACAAAGATAAGGGAGGAGATAATTCTGATTCAACTTGTACCCAAAAGAAGCCAAAGATGGTTTGGACTAATGAGCTTCATAAGAAATTCGTGCAAGCTGTTACGTTGCTGGGAGTTGATA GTGCTCATCCAAAGAAAATACTTCAGCACATGAATGTCCCTGGCCTGTGGAAGGAAAATATTTCAAGCCATTTGCAG AAGTATCGCCTCTCCTTGAAGCAGGAACAAGAAGAAATCATGATGAGGAAGGCCAGAGAAACTACAGAATCAAGTTTTCCTACATCGCCATTAAACTTTCCAGGAGGTTCTTCAAATCAGTTTCCGAAGCGATCACCCTTCACATCAACAGCATATCAACCACAAATCAGAAGCCATTGTCGGAACCCAAGTAGTAACATGACTAGACCTTCCCCTGGTTCTACTTTTGTATGTCTTCCTAGTACTCAATCAAGCAACGAGTCAACTTTTGCATCAAACCATTTTTCAtcaaattacaaaaatgggCAACCAACCCTAAGCAATCACTTTGGAAAGGTTGCAAGCTATATGAACTTCGATTTCCCAATATTGCTGCATAATTATATACAACAAGAAGAGCATCAGCAGCAACTTATTCAACCACggcttttgttttcaccaccaTCGCAAATGCCTTCACCTCTGCCTCCGCCAGAAGAGCAACAAGGAAATAACATTTTTGGCAGTGAAAATCAACTTCAACCACAGGTTCTACTGGCACCGCCATCACTACCACCACCAGCACAGGAGCAAGGTAACCATGATGACATTTTTGGGCTTGGAAAGCAGTTTCAAACAAATGATGTGCTACTGTCACCACAAAGGAAATTGCCTTCACTGGCACCAACACCAGCAACACAGGAGCAGAAGGAAACTGATATGTTTGGGATTGAAAGAGGAGATATGGATGACTTATTCGACATTGCAAAAGGCACGACTCAGCAGTTCCATGATGTCAATTTCGATGATTTCTGGTGA
- the LOC126611321 gene encoding uncharacterized protein LOC126611321: protein MSTLPRFVVIKSNYNDKYLRFNIDADENLKRVMPATRYINFTGEEAWSEYTKFEVEKAKSNGNEGLVHIRCCYNNKYWVMPACGYTQIVTGADEPDEDKSKFSCTLFEPIYAYDDSLPVHDARSANYIVLRFRHVHNGKYVALVQNNPNDKYWGFIYKYGESPSQKFMDVFMVIDWESLVPVKLLPKHVAFKGRNGNYLSARLIDQQPHLLQFESIDIEDPSVGNEVFTNADGTVRIKSNSSGKFWRLSKDDWICANSDDSSDNDSDTLFWPIKVGDNVIALRSIRNNNFCKRFTISTITSSLNANAPTIDKEAYLEVEEVLPLWRDISGISLRLYRARIYNQHVVEMAVGEVVNRTKESYPVELPGVKSSTNTAIPIIADDNKVKIGFTGTAQFGETETVTSSQKEVVYKVVLQAMTRVKVKYVAAEASFDVPFSYTQRDTLMSGETITSNIDDGVYTGVNTFDFKFDTTEEKL from the exons ATGTCAACATTGCCCAGGTTTGTGGTGATCAAGTCGAACTACAATGACAAATATTTGCGATTCAATATTGATGCAGATGAGAATCTGAAGCGAGTCATGCCAGCTACAAGGTATATCAATTTCACAGGAGAGGAAGCATGGAGCGAATACACAAAATTTGAAGTGGAGAAGGCAAAGAGTAATGGGAATGAGGGACTAGTGCACATTAGATGCTGCTACAACAACAAATACTGGGTGATGCCTGCTTGTGGTTATACTCAGATTGTTACTGGTGCTGATGAACCAGACGAAGACAAATCCAAGTTCTCGTGTACCTTGTTTGAGCCTATCTACGCATATGATGATAGTCTCCCGGTTCATGATGCCAGAAGTGCTAATTATATAGTACTCCGATTCCGCCATGTCCACAATGGAAAGTACGTAGCATTGGTACAAAACAATCCGAATGACAAATACTGGGGTTTCATATACAAGTATGGGGAATCGCCTAGCCAGAAGTTTATGGATGTGTTCATGGTCATCGACTGGGAATCATTGGTGCCAGTCAAGTTACTTCCCaagcatgtggcgttcaaaggccGTAATGGCAACTACCTCAGTGCCCGCTTGATCGACCAACAACCACATCTGCTGCAGTTCGAATCCATTGACATTGAAGATCCATCTGTGGGAAACGAGGTCTTCACCAATGCTGATGGAACTGTCCGCATAAAGTCCAATTCCTCGGGGAAATTCTGGAGACTTTCCAAGGACGACTGGATATGTGCCAACTCAGATGACTCCAGCGACAATGATTCCGACACCTTGTTTTGGCCGATCAAAGTAGGTGACAATGTCATTGCTCTCCGCAGCATACGCAACAATAATTTCTGCAAGAGATTTACCATCAGCACAATTACTAGCAGTCTCAATGCAAATGCCCCCACTATTGACAAAGAGGCGTACCTTGAGGTGGAAGAGGTTCTCCCCTTATGGAGGGATAtcagtggtatttctcttcgcCTCTATCGTGCAAGGATCTACAACCAACACGTTGTTGAAATGGCCGTGGGAGAGGTCGTTAACCGTACCAAAGAATCTTACCCTGTAGAG TTGCCTGGTGTCAAGAGCAGTACCAATACCGCAATTCCAATAATTGCAGACGATAACAAGGTGAAGATTGGATTTACTGGAACAGCTCAATTTGGAGAAACTGAGACAGTCACAAGTAGTCAAAAGGAGGTTGTATATAAAGTTGTTCTACAAGCAATGACTAGGGTGAAGGTGAAGTATGTAGCAGCCGAGGCTTCATTTGATGTTCCCTTCTCCTACACACAGCGCGACACTCTCATGAGCGGGGAAACAATTACTAGCAACATAGACGATGGTGTTTATACTGGTGTCAATACCTTTGACTTCAAGTTCGACACCACAGAAGAAAAGCTTTGA
- the LOC126633530 gene encoding probable protein S-acyltransferase 15, with product MKFKRFLSIPILMVFLLIGVVCYITVFIFIDDWVGLKSYAGSLNALVFIFLASLCLFSFFCCVLTNPGHVPASYVPDVEDAVSDQESKKNGRCDKCSTFKPPRAHHCRVCRRCVLRMDHHCLWINNCVGYWNYKAFFMLVFYATLGCLYSTVIIIKCGSQKDLEFSGSVSHKVFYVVSGLVMASLSLMLGTLLGWHFYLITQNMTTIEYYEGIRAAWLVKKSGQSYRHPYNLSIYTNITSVLGPNVLKWLCPTSVGHLKDGLIFPTPRDSS from the exons ATGAAGTTCAAAAGGTTCCTGTCAATCCCAATCTTAATGGTGTTTCTGTTAATTGGTGTTGTGTGTTACATCACGGTTTTCATCTTCATCGACGATTGGGTTGGATTGAAGAGCTACGCTGGTTCTCTGAACGCTCtggttttcattttcttggcatCTCTCTGCCTCTTCTCCTTTTTTTGCTGTGTTCTCACCAACCCAGGTCATGTTCCTGCTTCCTACGTCCCTGATGTTGAAGATGCGGTCTCCGATCAAGAATCTAAGAAAAAT GGGCGCTGTGACAAGTGTTCTACATTCAAGCCTCCCAGGGCTCATCATTGTCGGGTTTGCCGTAGGTGTGTTTTAAGAATG GATCATCACTGCCTGTGGATCAATAACTGTGTTGGTTACTGGAACTACAAGGCATTTTTTATGCTTGTTTTTTATGCAACACTAGGATGCTTGTACTCTACA GTGATCATTATAAAGTGTGGATCTCAAAAGGACTTAGAATTCAGTGGAAGTGTTAGTCACAAGGTTTTTTAT GTTGTGTCTGGACTAGTGATGGCTTCCTTGAGCTTAATGCTTGGAACTCTTTTAGGTTGGCATTTCTACCTCATCACCCAGAATATGACAACTATAGAG TATTATGAAGGAATACGGGCAGCATGGTTGGTTAAGAAATCTGGGCAGAGTTACAGACATCCGTACAATCTTAGTATCTACACAAACATCACTTCG gtCTTGGGTCCAAATGTGCTGAAATGGTTATGTCCTACATCAGTAGGGCATCTAAAAGATGGACTTATCTTCCCTACTCCGCGTGATAGTTCATGA